The window AAACGTCGAATCGGATGTTTACTGTTTATTGGCTATCAAAATTTTTCGGATAGAAGTCGAGAAAATTTGGTGCCAATCAAATATCTGATATGGTGATAGACAGAGCAATTATAATAGTCCTTGATAGTGTTGGGGTTGGAGAGTTACCTGTGATCCAACAACACAGGGTAGGGATCATTCCAGAGAACATGTACCGCTTTTGATGTATGGAAAAATGTTTAGAAAACCAACATCGCCTGGCATCCGTCAATCATTTGCAGATGTGGGTGCAACGGTAGCGGAAGTGTTGCAGTTAAAAGACTTTACCACCAGAAAGAGCTGTCTGCCAGAAATGATTGCCACGTCGTAAAAGGGCTGATGCGCATTCAAGAACTGTATATTCGAATAGACTGAACGGAGTATGTTGTATGCATAGGGGCAAAGAGGTTCTCACATATCATTTTGTTGGGATTGGCGGTATAGGTATGAGCGCCCTGGCCCAAATCATGAAAGCTCAAGGTCATAATGTGAGTGGTTCTGATCGAAGCAATGACAATGGCTGGACTCCCGAAATATTCCGCAAACTGGAATTGCAAGATATTAAACTATACCCCCAGGATGGCTCTGGCATCTCTCACACAACAGACTTTGTTGTTATTTCAAGTGCAATAGAAGAGGATAATAGCGATCAGAAAAGTGCATTTGAAAAGAGCATAAGGATTATAAAAAGATCTGATTTACTCAGCAATCTGTTTAACCAGAATCGTGGAATTGCAATTGGTGGAAGCAATGGGAAGACAAGCGTCTGCGGGATGACAGGATGGATCCTTAGTGCCGCCGGGTACGATCCTACCGTTGTTGGAGGAGGTTACCTAAAAAACTATATTACCGATAAATCTTTGGGAAATGCCAGATTTGGCAGTTCAGGGAGTGTCGTAATTGAGGCAGACGAGAGCGACGGTAGTCTCATTCAGTATAATCCAAAAGTTTCCGTTATTACGGACATATCAAAAGATCACAAGACAGTAGATGAATTGAAGAGGTTATTTTGCAGGTTTGCCGATAACACTTCCGAAGTGGTAGTTATTCACGAGAAATGTGCTCATTTTATAAAAATTTGTGGAGAAAACAGGAAAATTATTACTTACGGAGAGAGTGATCAGGCTGATATTCGAGCTTCCAACGTTTCATGCAGCCCGTTACGATCAAGATTTGAGATTGGGAGGAGCAGGTTTGAGATAAATGTTCCAGGTTTCTATAATGTGTTAAATGCTCTTGCTTCGATAGCTGTGGCAAGAAATGAAGGGATTCCGGATGATACAATAGACAGGGCATTACGATTATTTAAGGGAATCAAGAGACGAATGGATCTGGTTGGCCAGAAAAATGGAGTGAAAATCATAGATGACTATGCACATAATCCAAAGAAAATCCAGATGGCAATTAATGCGGCCAGGTTGTATAATGGGCGCCTGATTATAATCTTTCAACCACACGGGTATGCCCCAACAAAATTTTTAAGAGATGACTTTATCTCAACCTTTGAATCGAACCTTTTGCCCGCCGATCTTTTATATATGCCGGAGATCTTTTACGCTGGTGGCACCGCAGACAAAACAATATCTTCAAAGGATATCATTGATGATTTAAAGGAGAGAGGATTTGATGCATTTTTCTACCGGAAAAGGGAACAGATCATTGCCGACGTTCGAAAAAGGGCATGTTCTGGTACTACAGTATTAGTTATGGGTGCAAGAGATGACTCGTTAACGAATTTTTGCCATTCATTATTAAGTGAGTTATAGAAAAATGAAAAGAGCCTTAATTACGGGTATAACAGGCCAGGATGGTTCATATCTGGCAGAACTCCTTCTAAAGAAGGGATATGTAGTCTATGGTATCGTTCGACGCAGCAGTTCGTGTAATTTTGAGAGAATATCACACATCCAGGATGACTTGAAACTCATTCAGGGCGACCTGCTTGATCAGAACTCATTAATTGAGGCTATAGAAGATAGCAAACCTGATGAAGTATACAACCTAGGTGCACAATCGTTTGTACCGACATCCTGGAACCAACCAGTTTTGACGGGTGAATTTACGGCACTGGGTGTAACGAGAATTTTAGAGGCAATCAGGTTGAAAAATAAGGATATTCGGTTCTATCAGGCTTCCACAAGTGAGATGTTTGGTAAAGTGAGAGAAACTCCTCAGAATGAAAAAACAATTTTTTATCCAAGGAGTCCCTACGGTGTGGCAAAGACGTATGGACACTGGATTACGGTAAATTATCGAGAGAGCTACGATATGTACGCGTGTTCGGGGATACTCTTTAACCATGAATCACCAAGGCGTGGCCTAGAATTTGTCACAAGAAAGGTAACAAATAGTGTGGCGAAAATAAAGATGGGGTTACTACAAGAGTTGAGGGTTGGTAATCTTGATGCTAAACGTGATTGGGGCTTTGCGGGTGATTTTGTAGAAGCTATGTGGTTGATGCTCCAGCAGGATGAGCCAGATGATTATGTTATTGCAACAGGAGAAGCGCACTCTGTGACAGAATTAGTTGATATTGCCTTTTCACACGTAGGATTACGTTGGAAGGATTATGTGGTCATTGACCCGAAATTTGTCCGCCCTGCGGAAGTGGATTTATTGCTGGGAAACCCGAGCAAAGCACGTAAAAAATTACAGTGGAAACCGCGTGTCAAGTTTGAAGAATTAATAACAATGATGGTAGATTCTGACATGAGAAGGTATGAACCTTCAGCAAAACCCTGAGTGAACACTTATCCGATTCATCACCTGCTGTGAAAATGAGATGAGTATAAAGCCCACCAAAAAGAACTCAAATCCAAGTTTTCAGGGGATAGGCATTTTCACACCTTCTTACTTCAGTATCCTTTCCAGCAACAATTTTGTCACAAAATGTAACACTCCAAAATCACAGCAATTATAAATACCTTTGTATTGCAGATACTTAGCAGTCAGATTTCTCCTGTTAAATAGCGGCATTATCTTTGCTGACTAAAAAAAATGCGGTAATAATAAAAAGCGAGAAAAATTTTTCGGTGTTCTCTGCGGTAAATTTTTTATCTAGTATTTCAGAAAAAGGAGAAAAGAAATGAAAACTGTTGAAAAAATCTTTTACGCTCTTATCTTCGTAGCCTTACTATCTTTTGCTGGTTCATCTGTTGACGCGAAAGAAAATGAACAGATAAATATTAATAAAGCTACTGTCAAGGAACTCCTGTCACTCAAGGGAATAGGATCAAAAAAGGCCAATGACATCATTGTATATCGAGATGAGCACGGTCCATATACAGAAATTGAGGAAATAATGAAAATAAAAGGAATCGGAGACAAAATGTTCGAGAAGATTAAAGACCAGATCACGGTCAGGGAATAGATGAACTCATTTACTTTACCGCAGGTTTTCTTTCAGAAAAACCCTTATTTTTAAGAGTAACCGCAGAGAACACAGAATTTTTCAAAAGAAAAAAAGCCTTATCAAATTTCATTTAAAATCAAAAATTTCAGGAAATCTTTGCCCGTCCCCTCAGAGTTTAATTGATATGAGGAAGATCAAAGGGGAATTTAAACTCTTTACCGTCAGGATCTGTAACCACAAGAGTTATAATTGAATCGATTATAATTTCTTCAGCTGGAAATTTGAATACGCACCCTGCTACATAAAGTGGTGTTTCTGGATAAAAGCTGCTTGGTTCTGCAAATTCTGGAAAATACGAAAGAACAGGGTATATCATTTTTTCGTTACAGTAAAGAATGGCATTATAACCACGTGCAAACTGCATGAAGTCACCAAAGACAGACACCGTAAACGTTAAGCTTTCCTTAATGCGCAAAGCCTTAAAAATCTCATCCTGGGTCAAACTTCTTTTTTCAACAGCTGCCTTTTTAGATTTAAAAGCCAGGTTATGATAAGGTGACCATAATGTTGCCCAGCCCTCCTTTTCACCCAAATGAAAAACCCATGGTTTTGTGAATTCTCCTAAACTCTGAAGTTTATTTTTCTGCCCATATTCAATTGCCTCGTTAATCTGGCTGCCGCTCAGAGTAAATGTCATGCAATGAGCTTTATTATAGTTAAGGCATAAAAATGCACAAAAGATTAAGAAGATAGCTACATTTTTGATCTGTTTTTTTCTACCCATATTTATTACCTACTAAAAACCTTTCTCCTTCCTTATTTCCTCATATGCGGTATTTATATGTTGGAATTTATTATTTGCCAGTTTAGCAAATTCCTCTCCTAAATGAGTAACCCTGTCAGGGTGATACTGCTTAGAAAGCATTCGGTATGCTTTTTTGATCTCTTCATTCGAAGAGTTTCTGCTAACATTTAATATTTTATAATTCTTGTCATTGTCAACACAAAATTCACCTCGTATTTCGAAAGCATCGCCTGGTTTTATTTCCAGGTACTCTATGATGTGAATAATCATAGAGTCCTCATTAGGATGCAACGCCCCATCAGCGTATGCTACCAGATAAACGATTCTTAATAAAGATAATCTTTCTTCATAATTAGAGTATAGCTTAAATTCATGACACACATCACGCAGGTTTAATTGTACTCTGGTTGTTTGCTGTATTAAATTTCTGATAAAGTTAAGGTCATCTCCTTTAAAACCGAAGTTTACAAAGGCCCTTTCTATCACCTTTACTTCATGCGGACTTAAACGTCCATCAGCTTTCGCAATCGATACAAGTATGCCAACCAAGTGAGTCACGAAATTTAAAGACCTGTCATAATCGTTCAATGGTTTTGTTGGATAGGTTTCCAGAGTGGTCTTATCAAAAAAGTCACCTGTTACACCACCGAGAATAGCCCCTAATGGTCCTCCGAATAACCATCCCAAGCCAGCACCAATTGCTTTACCTTTCCATTTAGCCACGTTTTCTAAATCCTCCAAATAGTAAAAACTAATATCCTCTTTTGCATTACATATCGAAGAGATGTTCTTGTCCCTCGTTTACCTCCTCTGTATGAGATTGGATTTTAATCCTTCCTGAATATTTTTTTCCTTTATTTTATCCTGTGCTATCTCAATATTAAATTTTGCTTCATGTATTTCCGGATTGAGCGTCAAAACTTCTTCCCATCTTGCTATTGCATCTTCATACTTCCCCTGTCGGTATAGACTAATTGCCATATTCAGAAGATCTTCAACAAGAGAAGCTTCGAGTTTTTTCTGTGTTTTCTTAATAAGGCTTTCACGGTTTTCTTCACCGACTTCTTTTACCTCCTTCTCTAGTTTCACCGTTGTATCTATAGATTGAGGTTCTTTGGTTAATAATTTTTCATACGCTATTTCCAATTCCACCAGCTGGGCTTTGATACTATCCTTATCAGTTTCAACAGAGGTGAGCTGTTGTCTTATTTCCTGGATCTGGTTCCTTGTTTCAGACAGTTCATCTTGCAGGCGGCTGTTTTCATTCAGATGTGATTCCTGAAGGTCTTCAATACCTGTAAGTTTGTTTTTTAATTGTACGTATTCTTCATGGAACGGTTCTATTTCCAGTTCCTGTTTTTGTGATACACTAAGAGTCGTTGCAAGTTCATCATTTTTAATGTTTATACTTTCTACTTTATCTGACAACATGATCACCTGCTCTTCGAGTATACCAATCCTTTTTGTTTTGCCAGTAGAAAAATTCTCCCATTGAGTACAACCTGCATTTAAGAACCCCATCAAAATAATGGCAGAGATCAACCGAAAAATCCTTCTATTCCTGTTTATCATAATTTGATACCTCTCTTGAAAAAGTTATTATCAGATTTTTTGTGATTGCGGGTAGTTATTTTTAACTGCCTTAAAAGAGGTAATGTGTGGTCTACCCGATAATTGCACTGTAAGTGACAGGTATCAAAGCTTATGGCTTAAAATAGCTAATTGTGTGATTGCAAGTTCCTCAACTTTTCGAGATTGATGCAGAATCTGTTCCCACTCCTTCTTTGTTCCTACCGTCTGTCCTCTCTTCAAACGTGCATCCAGTTTTTGCAGATCAAGCTCAAGCAGTTTAAGTCTGTTTTTTATCTCTTCCATTGTCGGGATTTGTGCTAACAAAAAGACAGTAAATTATAGGCTATTATCGTCATTCTACTTAACAACAAACCTATGTCAAATAATTTCCAAGATTGACATGATAAAAAACAAGGGATATAGTTGGGTTATGGTACCGTTACAAGAGCAGATGATTGATATGATAAAGAACTATCACCTTTTTGACAAGCATGATGCGATTTTATTGGCTATTTCCGGAGGGCCGGATTCCGTTGCACTCCTGAATCTTCTCACCCAGACAAATCAAATTGTAAACATTTATTCAGAACTGTATCTGGCTCATTTAAACCACTTGCTGAGGGGAGAAGAGTCGGAACAGGATGAGCTGTTTGTCAGGGATATAGCCGGAATCCACAACCTCCCTATCATGGTTGAACAGAGGAATATCAGAGAGAGTTCCCGTATACGGAAACTCTCTCTGGAAGAGGCTGCACGCGAGGAGAGATATGATTTTCTGGGAGCAGCAGCCAGGCAGTTTAATACTCGTGTTATTGTGGTGGGTCATACTGCAGATGATAATGCTGAAACTATACTGCACAGGATAATCAGAGGTACGGGGATTACAGGGTTGAATGGTATGAGACCGAAGCGGAGACTTTTTCCCTCTTCAACAGTTGAGCTTGTGCGTCCGTTGTTGTCAGTATGGAGGGACGATATAATTGCTTATTTAAAAAAGATGAATATCCCTTACAGAACCGATTCCACAAATCTCGGCATTGATACCTTTCGAAGCAGATGCAGAGTTGAACTTATTCCACTCCTTGAAAAGAATTACAATATTAAGGTAAAACAGTCACTCAAGAGGCTGGGAGAAATATCCACCCAAAACTCCAACTTTCTGCATTCGGAGGCAGATCTCTTGTATGAGAAAGTTTTATTACATAAAAGGAAAGAGACCGATACTGTATTTCGGGACATTGGCTTTGACCTTGCACTTTTCAAGAAGACCCCGGAGATTCTACAGCAGATTATCATGAAAAAGGCGCTGGTAGAGTTGGGGGTACCTCT is drawn from Candidatus Scalindua sp. and contains these coding sequences:
- the murC gene encoding UDP-N-acetylmuramate--L-alanine ligase, translating into MHRGKEVLTYHFVGIGGIGMSALAQIMKAQGHNVSGSDRSNDNGWTPEIFRKLELQDIKLYPQDGSGISHTTDFVVISSAIEEDNSDQKSAFEKSIRIIKRSDLLSNLFNQNRGIAIGGSNGKTSVCGMTGWILSAAGYDPTVVGGGYLKNYITDKSLGNARFGSSGSVVIEADESDGSLIQYNPKVSVITDISKDHKTVDELKRLFCRFADNTSEVVVIHEKCAHFIKICGENRKIITYGESDQADIRASNVSCSPLRSRFEIGRSRFEINVPGFYNVLNALASIAVARNEGIPDDTIDRALRLFKGIKRRMDLVGQKNGVKIIDDYAHNPKKIQMAINAARLYNGRLIIIFQPHGYAPTKFLRDDFISTFESNLLPADLLYMPEIFYAGGTADKTISSKDIIDDLKERGFDAFFYRKREQIIADVRKRACSGTTVLVMGARDDSLTNFCHSLLSEL
- the tilS gene encoding tRNA lysidine(34) synthetase TilS — protein: MIKNYHLFDKHDAILLAISGGPDSVALLNLLTQTNQIVNIYSELYLAHLNHLLRGEESEQDELFVRDIAGIHNLPIMVEQRNIRESSRIRKLSLEEAAREERYDFLGAAARQFNTRVIVVGHTADDNAETILHRIIRGTGITGLNGMRPKRRLFPSSTVELVRPLLSVWRDDIIAYLKKMNIPYRTDSTNLGIDTFRSRCRVELIPLLEKNYNIKVKQSLKRLGEISTQNSNFLHSEADLLYEKVLLHKRKETDTVFRDIGFDLALFKKTPEILQQIIMKKALVELGVPLKKFGHKQYKCLLALLKQERSSITRRINDYVTAEIKNNTLRLFRVKYHADLIPILEEIKLLVPGETSLKGFECTFTTEIREITGEFLEQYKRNKKRYEEVVDLEEIRMPLTVRTRRRGDRFFPLGSDSSKKLKDFFIDSKIAQKERDMIPIVTMQDQPIWVVGYRIDNRIRVSEKTEKLLIMKAEQHEK
- a CDS encoding ComEA family DNA-binding protein, which produces MKTVEKIFYALIFVALLSFAGSSVDAKENEQININKATVKELLSLKGIGSKKANDIIVYRDEHGPYTEIEEIMKIKGIGDKMFEKIKDQITVRE
- a CDS encoding TerB family tellurite resistance protein, translating into MEDLENVAKWKGKAIGAGLGWLFGGPLGAILGGVTGDFFDKTTLETYPTKPLNDYDRSLNFVTHLVGILVSIAKADGRLSPHEVKVIERAFVNFGFKGDDLNFIRNLIQQTTRVQLNLRDVCHEFKLYSNYEERLSLLRIVYLVAYADGALHPNEDSMIIHIIEYLEIKPGDAFEIRGEFCVDNDKNYKILNVSRNSSNEEIKKAYRMLSKQYHPDRVTHLGEEFAKLANNKFQHINTAYEEIRKEKGF
- a CDS encoding tetratricopeptide repeat protein codes for the protein MINRNRRIFRLISAIILMGFLNAGCTQWENFSTGKTKRIGILEEQVIMLSDKVESINIKNDELATTLSVSQKQELEIEPFHEEYVQLKNKLTGIEDLQESHLNENSRLQDELSETRNQIQEIRQQLTSVETDKDSIKAQLVELEIAYEKLLTKEPQSIDTTVKLEKEVKEVGEENRESLIKKTQKKLEASLVEDLLNMAISLYRQGKYEDAIARWEEVLTLNPEIHEAKFNIEIAQDKIKEKNIQEGLKSNLIQRR
- the gmd gene encoding GDP-mannose 4,6-dehydratase; amino-acid sequence: MKRALITGITGQDGSYLAELLLKKGYVVYGIVRRSSSCNFERISHIQDDLKLIQGDLLDQNSLIEAIEDSKPDEVYNLGAQSFVPTSWNQPVLTGEFTALGVTRILEAIRLKNKDIRFYQASTSEMFGKVRETPQNEKTIFYPRSPYGVAKTYGHWITVNYRESYDMYACSGILFNHESPRRGLEFVTRKVTNSVAKIKMGLLQELRVGNLDAKRDWGFAGDFVEAMWLMLQQDEPDDYVIATGEAHSVTELVDIAFSHVGLRWKDYVVIDPKFVRPAEVDLLLGNPSKARKKLQWKPRVKFEELITMMVDSDMRRYEPSAKP